The following nucleotide sequence is from Calonectris borealis chromosome 5, bCalBor7.hap1.2, whole genome shotgun sequence.
CCAATATCCTGTTTCCAACAGTGGTCTGTACCTATATCGGATGTCTACAGAACTGTGAGAAAGAAGGCAAGCGTGCTTTCCTAGTATGTTTCTTCTACCTGACAGGGATGCCACATAAGACAAATTGGCCTGCTTGACAGCTTCCTGTACAGTGGTGTAAACTTTTTGTAACAGAAGAAATTTCTCCCTGATCCAATTGTTATTGTAGCAGTAAAAATGACCACTAAAAATGCTGTAAGTAACAGTAGCTGATGCTTAGTGTTTGAACAAGTGCTCTTGTTCAAATGCTCCAATgctcttttttctcttaaatattttttaggtTATTCTCATACTTCACAGCGTTAATTCTGGCACAGATAAGAGGACAATTGATTTGTGTATAAAAGAAATATCTGTACAGTGAATATGCCTTTAGACGTCAGTTTCCTTAGTTCTTCTAAAACCTTAGATTATGCCTATTATACAGTATGCAGTGTGATACCTTGTAGAAATAGGGGCTAGCTCAGTTAATGTTTACAATGTAGAGGTAGTAGTACAGACCTCCCACCTTCACTGATTTACCTCCCTGAAAAAACAGGGTAAATGAGCTCATGCGAAGTTCAGCGCTAGAGCAGCTTCAGTGCAGTCGGTTATACTTCAGTTACTTCAGGTATTCCTACAATGCCATATCAATGCATTGTAAACATGCCTTCTGCAGTACTGGAGTCATAAATGATCTCTACCTACATCTTTATTATGTTTTGTATTTCACCCTGTTTGAACAGGATAGAGAGAGACTGCTCAATTCTCCATTTTTGTTCTGTCATTTAAGAGCAGGGTGCAAATGCGGTAGGAAAGATTTAAGTCTGTGCTAACACTACAACCTTACAGATACATTTTACTAAATCAATATTTCTCCTCATAACAGGAGCCACCACTGTCAACAGTATCCTAAATGGACAGTGTGTTCTACATACATGAACCTCCTGGTGGGTTAGAATACACTTGTTTTTCAGTTAATGCTGAGTTCTGCAGAACATTCCTAGCACTAGATTTTAATATAACTGCATAACATCACAGGATTTTTGTCCTCCCTCACCTACTCTTTATCATTTAATCTAAATACTGACAGATATTTTTGCTGAAGttgaaggagaattttttttaaacatgactcTTTCAAGAGTTTTATCAGAGGTTTAAAAGTATATTGAGTATATACTTAATTCTTTTTCAAGAACTTAAAACATTTGCCTACAAACATCTGTCCTACCATAAAGTCATAACATTTCCATACTAGATAAAAGTTTCCCCATAAAGCACAGATGCGTTCTATCTGCGCAATGCAAGTCCCCTCACACACCATTTTGTACCTGACGAACGGCTGAGAAATTGgccacttgctgctgctgccacttgaGAGTTGGAGAGTATCCTTCAGGAGCAGGCTGACATCCGGAAATCTAAGAAAACACTGGCAATAATTATAATGTAAAGAAAGCTTTGTAAGAAGAATCCTTAAGAACAAGAGAATCAGTAAATGTTTACTATCAGGTAAACAATATCCTTTAAATCTTCATTTAAGAAAGGTGATTTCATGACCACATCCAAGACTGACTTAACAGTTGGTTTAGACAAAATTTCTTCTGTTTGACTCTTCTCATATGCAAATAAGAAGGAAAactaagtatttaaaatacattgtcaAAGAATTATTTAAGGTCGTCTTTTTAGCAATTGTTCTGCCTTAATTTCCCTGTTTATAAAAAGTAGGGTGCTATTTCCTTATCTTGGACAGATGCTATGAATCTTAGGCGTACTACTTGCCAAGATAGTAAGTTGAGGAAGACAGAAGAccacaaaaatatcttttaagaAATGAACGGACAGTTATGTAGATATAACCTCTTTAAAGATTAGCATGaaagagttatttaaaaaaaaaacaaaacaactttctaCAAATGTTTAAGAATGCCATTACAAAGAGATGAGACAAAGAGAATGGTCACAGAAGTTACATGGTCATATGTCAGTACTAGAAACTTTACTTACTAGTAGTGAAATTTCAGATTACACAGTTTTCACTAAAGAAAGGCAAACTTGGTCTCTTGAACCATTTGAAAGTAGATTAAAAACCAAGCTGGCAGGGCAATGTGACAACAGAAAAATCTGCTTGGGCAGTAAGGAGAAATTCCGATAACATATTCCACCAAAAAGGACAGAAGTGGTGCTAGAATTTCATCTAACTTTAGTAAAGCTTAGCTGCACTTACTACCCTTACCCTAGATATATATTTAAAGCTAAATATAGATATGGAGATATCTTTCTTCTAAAGTTTATGCAGGTTTTATGATTAAATAGTTGTAAAATTTAATGCAATATTTGATTTCCTCAGACAGTAAAATAGTCTGCTGTATATCAAATAGTATGGATATTACCAATTTAAATCAATTACAAAGACTGCTGTTAGCCAGCACTGGAACAGGTGTTTCTTCAAACCCAGACATTTAATGTAATTCTGTAGATGCTTTTAAAATCCAGCAGTGCTATTTAGTTATGCCAACCACTCTCCAAAATTAGTACAAACGTTATGATATTAACATCTTtccccttaatttttttctctcaaaacaaAACATGTAAAAGCTCTCATACTTACTGAAATGTTTACTGTTTGCTTCTTTCTCAGTTTTTTAGGGTCTATTTGTGCCACGACCACATCTGGGCATCGAGCTGCTTCAATCCTACAAAATAAAATCGAGTggctccattttttcctttttgtaacagGTGGTGGGTGGCATGCCAAATGTCTCTGAAATACCACACCTGCGGAAATCTTCAGGTGTGTAAAACACTGACTGTGCCGGCAATTCTTACAGAAGGTTTGACTTGAGAGTTACAGATCAAGTATTCTCAGTTTTTACACGGCTGCTCTGGCCTCCTCGCAGCTTGCTTACACCCCAACTGCCTGAAGTGCGGCAGCGCTTCCCGCAGCCAGACCTCGGGGGTCCGCCGCTGCTGGTAGAGAGAGCCGAGAGCTGGACCTCCATCTTTCTGTGGAAAACAGAGCGGCACCGGCCCTCAGAGCTGCGGATCGCTGGGAGCAGCGAGCCTGCCGAGGCACACGCAGCGAACCGCGGCGCGCAGCGGGCGTTACACAGCCCTCGAGCAGCGGCAGCCTCGCAGGAAGCGGACAGGTTTAGACCCGATGCCGGACGGGATCCGACCGCAGCGGGAGCACTGGGGAAATGGCCCTTCAGGCTGCGGCCGGCAGGTTCACGGTAGCGCGACGCAGCCGCCCCCGGGTACCCCAACGCGAAGCTCGGCCCGCGCAGCACCGGCAGCCGCGCCGCTCTCACGGGGAGGTgacggcggcgggcccggcctgccgccccggcccgcgggagcTCGGCCCTTCCGCCCCGCCACTCACTGGACGCGCTTCAGATACTCCTGGGGCGTCCTGGGCGGCACCGTGGGGTCGAAGTCCTCAGCCAAGTCACAGTCACCCACGGGCAGCAGCCGCGGCATCAGCTCCTCCACTCCCGGCTCCATGGCCACACCGCCACCGCTACGGGAGCCCGCgctccagccccgcccccggcggcggaGGCCGCCTGACCGGGCGCCTCTGGGGCCGCGAAGCGGGCGCGCTGGGAGGCGGTGCCAGGCGGGCGCTGCTCTCGCGAGAGCGGCGGCGCTGAGCGGGAACGTGTTGGCCCTCACGGCGGCGGCGCCGTCTGGCTCCCCGGTGGCGGCGAGCGCGTCCTGGGGCACTTGGGGTTCGTGCCACAAGGAGCGCGTCCTGGGAGCCATGCCATTATAAACATCCCGGGGCCTCCCGCCTCCTCCCGGTCCTTGCGCCCCGATAAGGGTGCGCGGGTGTTGCGCTCTGAGGTGGCAGCGATGCCGCGAACGTGCGGTGTGTGTGGGCTGCGCACCGGGAAAGGCCAAGCCCAGCGCGGCGGCCTGCTGTGGAGGTCTTTGCTGCCCTGAAAACCCGGGGGGGGACTAAAGGGAAATTTGGCTGCAGAGTGGTGCAGAAAGTGGTTGTGCCAATTTACTGCCCATCAAACTAGGCCTATTTCTGTGGTGAATCGGTGTAAACCTTTAATAACCATTTTTATTAGGCCCTGTGCCATTATTCTAATATACCGTAGTTTTTGCAAGTGGTTCTTTAAAACTCATTCATTAGTATTTTCTATTCTACCAGTGGACATCCAGTAATAATACTTGTCCCTTCCTTGAAATGCTTTGAGATCTATGGTTGAAATCAgttatattgtcctggtttcagctgggatagagttaaatttcttcctagtgctgtgttttggatttagtatgagaagaatgttgataaagcactgatgttttcagttgttgctaggtacctgctagtcaaggacattcagctcaaggagaaaaaaaaaaccaaaaagaccaaaaaaacaaaacaagccttgggagggagcacagccaggacagccagcccagctggccaacggggtattccataccatgtgacgtcatgctcagtatatgaatggtaggcgtgatccagaaagtagcgatcgctacttggttattggtcagtgcgggtggtgagcaattgcattgtgcatcactcattttgtatattctatcattatcattattattttcccttttctgttctattaaactgtctttatctcaacccacaagtttttctcatccttccggttctctccccgtcccactggggggggggaggggggagtgagcgagcggctgcgtggtatttggctgcctgccagattaaaccatgacatacgTAAAAGTTAATTGCTATAAATTTAAACAGTTCTCATTCTGGAAGGGTCAATGCctgagtttttattttgttgctgtatGGGTCTATCTGAATACTATCATGGCAGTACCCACATGCCAAATCGAAAGCAAGGTAGCATTAGCACAAGGGGGGGGGTTGCTTCTCACTTAAGATAAAAAGCAGAAGGATAATGCTGTAATCATTTACATTGTGTA
It contains:
- the GEMIN2 gene encoding gem-associated protein 2 isoform X6; translated protein: MAPRTRSLWHEPQVPQDALAATGEPDGAAAVRANTFPLSAAALARAAPAWHRLPARPLRGPRGARSGGLRRRGRGWSAGSRSGGGVAMEPGVEELMPRLLPVGDCDLAEDFDPTVPPRTPQEYLKRVQIEAARCPDVVVAQIDPKKLRKKQTVNISCFLRFPDVSLLLKDTLQLSSGSSSKWPISQPFVRYKMSLNKHRNHWRSQHLDSNVTMPKSEDEEGWKKFCLGERVYSEIDALSDNENLGIDYIKGRWLYALLACLEKPLLPEAHSLIRQLARRCSEVRVLEENKNEEQISALNLIICLVSTSINVTWLMSLLRLF
- the GEMIN2 gene encoding gem-associated protein 2 isoform X5 translates to MAPRTRSLWHEPQVPQDALAATGEPDGAAAVRANTFPLSAAALARAAPAWHRLPARPLRGPRGARSGGLRRRGRGWSAGSRSGGGVAMEPGVEELMPRLLPVGDCDLAEDFDPTVPPRTPQEYLKRVQIEAARCPDVVVAQIDPKKLRKKQTVNISCFLRFPDVSLLLKDTLQLSSGSSSKWPISQPFVRYKMSLNKHRNHWRSQHLDSNVTMPKSEDEEGWKKFCLGERVYSEIDALSDNENLGIDYIKVGFPPLLSIVSRMNQGRWLYALLACLEKPLLPEAHSLIRQLARRCSEVRVLEENKNEEQISALNLIICLVSTSINVTWLMSLLRLF
- the GEMIN2 gene encoding gem-associated protein 2 isoform X1, with protein sequence MAPRTRSLWHEPQVPQDALAATGEPDGAAAVRANTFPLSAAALARAAPAWHRLPARPLRGPRGARSGGLRRRGRGWSAGSRSGGGVAMEPGVEELMPRLLPVGDCDLAEDFDPTVPPRTPQEYLKRVQIEAARCPDVVVAQIDPKKLRKKQTVNISCFLRFPDVSLLLKDTLQLSSGSSSKWPISQPFVRYKMSLNKHRNHWRSQHLDSNVTMPKSEDEEGWKKFCLGERVYSEIDALSDNENLGIDYIKVGFPPLLSIVSRMNQATVTSVLEYLISWFGEKKFTPELGRWLYALLACLEKPLLPEAHSLIRQLARRCSEVRVLEENKNEEQISALNLIICLVSTSINVTWLMSLLRLF
- the GEMIN2 gene encoding gem-associated protein 2 isoform X2; translated protein: MAPRTRSLWHEPQVPQDALAATGEPDGAAAVRANTFPLSAAALARAAPAWHRLPARPLRGPRGARSGGLRRRGRGWSAGSRSGGGVAMEPGVEELMPRLLPVGDCDLAEDFDPTVPPRTPQEYLKRVQIEAARCPDVVVAQIDPKKLRKKQTVNISCFLRFPDVSLLLKDTLQLSSGSSSKWPISQPFVRYKMSLNKHRNHWRSQHLDSNVTMPKSEDEEGWKKFCLGERVYSEIDALSDNENLGIDYIKVGFPPLLSIVSRMNQATVTSVLEYLISWFGEKKFTPELGRWLYALLACLEKPLLPEAHSLIRQLARRCSEVRVLEENKNEEQISALNLIICLVSRYFDQRDLADEPS
- the GEMIN2 gene encoding gem-associated protein 2 isoform X3, translating into MAPRTRSLWHEPQVPQDALAATGEPDGAAAVRANTFPLSAAALARAAPAWHRLPARPLRGPRGARSGGLRRRGRGWSAGSRSGGGVAMEPGVEELMPRLLPVGDCDLAEDFDPTVPPRTPQEYLKRVQIEAARCPDVVVAQIDPKKLRKKQTVNISISGCQPAPEGYSPTLKWQQQQVANFSAVRQSLNKHRNHWRSQHLDSNVTMPKSEDEEGWKKFCLGERVYSEIDALSDNENLGIDYIKVGFPPLLSIVSRMNQATVTSVLEYLISWFGEKKFTPELGRWLYALLACLEKPLLPEAHSLIRQLARRCSEVRVLEENKNEEQISALNLIICLVSTSINVTWLMSLLRLF
- the GEMIN2 gene encoding gem-associated protein 2 isoform X4 translates to MAPRTRSLWHEPQVPQDALAATGEPDGAAAVRANTFPLSAAALARAAPAWHRLPARPLRGPRGARSGGLRRRGRGWSAGSRSGGGVAMEPGVEELMPRLLPVGDCDLAEDFDPTVPPRTPQEYLKRVQIEAARCPDVVVAQIDPKKLRKKQTVNISISGCQPAPEGYSPTLKWQQQQVANFSAVRQSLNKHRNHWRSQHLDSNVTMPKSEDEEGWKKFCLGERVYSEIDALSDNENLGIDYIKVGFPPLLSIVSRMNQATVTSVLEYLISWFGEKKFTPELGRWLYALLACLEKPLLPEAHSLIRQLARRCSEVRVLEENKNEEQISALNLIICLVSRYFDQRDLADEPS